TTCCTCGAAAGCAGCATGGATTGACGACAGTTTACTTACAAGCTGCAAAATCCCCTGAGCTAAATTTGTGTTTCGTCCACTTTCGTCAGACATATCTTTCTCTCTAGCATCACCGGTTTCTATTCCAAGTCTCTCTTTAATCCTGTTTCTCATACTCTTGAAACTGCTAGGAAGTTCATTCTCCATgagtttaaaatgtgatttataAACTCCCGGCCATCGTTCTTGGGTGCTAGTCATATCCTTGTCTGTACCATCATCATTCTGGAAAGTACATGTGACGTAGGGCATCACCACTAACAGACAAAGAACAACGCCAAACATTCGTCCTGCCATGGCGGTCGCGTCCCGGgctagtaaaaaaaaaaaacacagccAGGAAGTAAAGAACGCCGGAACGGACACGTGGTTAAAAATTCAACACTTACAGTTGTCAGTATATCGGCCTACTTTACGATTTTATacgaaataaaaacattaccaGCCTAATGTGTATATTTCCATAGATCTGAGTAATGTATTTCTGGAAGaacatttattgataatttatttaatacatatttaacCTTCTGATGTATGTCCTTGGCAAATATCCTAAATTGAAAGCCTGATACACGTTTGTCATGATTTAGAAGactgtatatgatatgtacCTTAACTTCGTATTGAATAAGCTGCAGAGCTGGGGGAAGATGGCTTTAATCCATTAATAAGATTTGGGAGTTGTAAGGAAAAAGTGAACCCAAGTATAAGCTTTACAAAAAAAGGAAGGGAGATTCTGAAGAGATCCAATGCTTCATTTTATATCACAACTGCAGCTTTCCCCGGTGGAGATCGTCTCGAACGGAAGAGCTTTCTTATCAGATTTAGTTCATTGTTAGACCCGTTCAAGACTTCGAAATGGATATATTCATCTAACAATTTGCACGGACAGGTGAACCCAAGAACGTGTGAGAGTAAATGTAGATAATTTCATTTCTggattacatgtaaatttgcGGTACAGTATTGTTGCAATGGTGTAATTAAGTGACCAAATATGCACAGGTGATtgaaaaactttttaatttaaGTGAAACATTATGGATTAAATCTTACATTCTTATCATAAATAGTGCTTGTAATGTTGATAATTATGCCGTGTGGTTACGTTAGTATGCCGTGATGTTACGTTGATATGACGTGTGGTTACGTTAGCATCCTGGCTCTCATTTTGAGGACGTGACATAATTAGGTTTGATCTAGATTGACAATACGAATGTCGTTGATGAAACACCTCGTCTTATTCTTCTTGTAATTGTTACAATGGTCTCATTATTAATCTATATCGTGTTTATATTTAATCTCCTTTTTATAGATCTTGCATTTAAACTGCCGTCCCGAAAACACTTTTTATAGGAGGCAATGGAAGTCAGTTTAactgttttaattaaaatcGTCTAcgtagatatataaagaactATAAGATGAAGAgtagtataaatatatttattgcatCAAGATCCCAAACGCTGTCTTCAGCATTTAAAGCATTGTGATAAGGTCAGaagatatacaaaaatatatcataaacatacattacataataaaaaaaatggataaAGGTAAAAATGAAAGTATGCACTTAATAAAGTCGAACATATCCGTTTGATATCTTATTCATACTACATGCATAATATAAGgtattagtatattatatacaggctccatacTGCTGTCAACTcttgtaaaaaaataatcacaCACTGCCGAATAAACATGCTAGATTGCACTGGAgtattataaaatattgcaCGTTCAGGAGACTTGATAGTAATTTGTTTCGTTCTCCAATAAGAGTTTTGGTTGTTGAGTATGAAAGGATATGCATGTAGTTGATATGTTGGTACTTTAAACTTATAGGGAACGGTTATCTGACTTCTAAAGTgacaaaatcatcaaataaaTGCGCTGATAGGGGAGGGTATATGTGACCGTGATAGGATATATTACATTTACGTATTCTCTGAATAATATGTTTACCACTCtgtctatgtttttttttcgatgTATGTTAACCTTCCCATGCAAAAGCAAGTCTAGATTGATACTAACGATTTGatttaataaacaagaaattaTAAATGTGCTAAATGATAATTACGTGTTTacaaatatcatacatatattatgtaaaatgtgCCACTGGAGTAGGGGAGACAACCGTACCAAACATTCATCCTGTTTATGATGTGTGACACGTGAACCgatatgaaaatgaaacataaatACAGTAAAGTGATATTTGGAAGTGGTACACGTTCCTTTTATAAGGATGTACATTTCGTATGATTTAAATACCATAACCCCACAATATTGATGATgataatagtaataataaacacccggaaaaaaaacccaaaaaacaaaaaaaaacaaaaaaataaatattgggcAAGATATCAAATATGACTCACAGAAGCGTAACGGTGAAACGATCAATAAATCGGTAAGAACATTGTAtcaatacattgttatactatgACACtaatatatacacgtatcagTATGTGTAATGAAGTCCATTTTGTATAACATCCACCAGTATCTGcattgaatttcatttttgtatagTTTTGTATTACAGCCAGCAGTATCTGATTTGAAGTCCatgtttgtataatatataccagTATCTGTATTGAAGtccatttttgtataatatacatcGGTATCTATATTGAAGTTCATTTTAGTATAACATCCACCAGTATCTGAATGCAAGTCCatttttgtatgatatataccatTACTGTATCGAAATGTGCCGTCGAATGTAAGTCCCATTTGGGTAGTCTTTGGACTTAAACAATATATCTAAGAAGGAGAGAAGAAGAAAAATTATAGAAAATGTCATTTTCCTCATTGTTGGGGTCGACTTATGGTTCCGTGATCCGTTCTATGTTACCATTACACGATTATACAATCCGTCCCCCCTTGGCTAGAGGACGAAGACGGCGGGCTGGTTGTCCCCGTTGTCGAGCTTGGTGTCGATCTGGTTGCCGTCTGCGGACGCGATTGAGCTCGACCTGATGGCACAGATCTTTGTTGACCCTGACCTTGCCTTTGTCGTCCGGAAATACGCCCAGCAATACGTCCAAGCCTTTCTTTGAACTGCCCCATCGGTTCAACGTAAAAACACTCAAGCCATATCTTTCTGAAGCAAAGAATCTTGAGTACTTTTCGAGTTTGACCACCGATGATAATTTCTTCTGTAACTAGGAGTCTGTTCGACACCGCATTCAGTTCGTAAAACTTGTTCATGCTGTTTCCACACATATCGTCATCCATGAAAAGACACTTGCCCAGCAAAACGTCGGGTGAGAACAATGAGCACAGTATCAAAAGTTCATCAATATCGTCACTGGTTAGACTTCTGTATCTCCTATGATCTCTTAGTTTCCGAATCCCCGACTCAGACTTATCAAGGTTAAGAGCGTAGCATATACTATCGAGGTAGTACATGAGTTTGGCCTGAGGTAACTCTGCAACTTCAACATCGTGTCCAAACTCTTTTACACCTACATCAGTTTTTCTAACAACTGTAGCAGTCATATTTTCggttttaaaatcaaaaatgttTCCAGCGTCAACAATATTTCTTCCTCTTTCGCTTTACAAAATCACGTGACTTTCAtctgtatattatttatagatacaggtaagtatcCCATGACGTGTCAATCTTCCCTACGTAAATCAAAAGTAGTTTAACTTCTTAGTGCCCACCGGAGCATTGAAATGCTATATGTGTGTAAATTGTATTCAGATCGCACTGAGGGTGCGCTTAACTTATTTGTGAATTACTTGCTTTATTGATCCCAACATCAATGTCCatgtaaaataacaatacaGGACTATTTAGTAGAGTGCGTAAGTAACAATTATATAGTGATTATATAGTGTCAATACTGGGTTAGTCAGTGAAGTGCGTAAGTAACAATTATATAGTGATTATATAGTGTCAATAC
The window above is part of the Pecten maximus chromosome 2, xPecMax1.1, whole genome shotgun sequence genome. Proteins encoded here:
- the LOC117321573 gene encoding uncharacterized protein LOC117321573, translating into MTATVVRKTDVGVKEFGHDVEVAELPQAKLMYYLDSICYALNLDKSESGIRKLRDHRRYRSLTSDDIDELLILCSLFSPDVLLGKCLFMDDDMCGNSMNKFYELNAVSNRLLVTEEIIIGGQTRKVLKILCFRKIWLECFYVEPMGQFKERLGRIAGRISGRQRQGQGQQRSVPSGRAQSRPQTATRSTPSSTTGTTSPPSSSSSQGGTDCIIV